Proteins co-encoded in one Gleimia hominis genomic window:
- a CDS encoding TetR/AcrR family transcriptional regulator, producing MKRTRENTRARMIAAAASVFANKGVAGATIDDLTTAAEFTRGAFYSNFSSKEEAFAATFEDFTARLVDKITTDAQKLLRQDPPEQAVSSILESIRPMGRLWVLLDAEAVRQSLHNEQIRGVYLRSRQQVADVIVAELANRTEAASGQPKASAVDARRLATFCVGAYSEAIIAEHLQGVDSTQRLVGTIVSLLEAVRQPKGSGATEDE from the coding sequence ATGAAACGAACTAGAGAGAACACCCGCGCACGCATGATCGCCGCAGCGGCAAGCGTATTCGCCAACAAGGGCGTTGCCGGCGCTACAATAGACGACCTGACTACTGCGGCCGAGTTCACGCGCGGCGCGTTTTACTCGAATTTTTCCTCTAAAGAAGAGGCGTTTGCCGCCACGTTCGAAGACTTCACCGCGCGGCTCGTGGATAAAATCACAACCGATGCCCAAAAACTGTTGCGACAGGATCCGCCAGAACAAGCGGTAAGTTCCATCTTGGAGTCAATCCGCCCAATGGGGCGTCTGTGGGTACTACTGGATGCCGAAGCAGTTCGCCAGTCGCTTCACAACGAACAGATTCGTGGCGTGTACTTGCGAAGCCGACAACAGGTTGCAGACGTGATTGTCGCCGAGCTGGCAAATCGCACGGAAGCTGCGTCTGGGCAACCCAAGGCCAGTGCGGTGGACGCGCGCCGGTTAGCCACGTTTTGTGTAGGCGCGTACTCAGAAGCGATTATTGCAGAGCATTTACAAGGCGTTGATTCTACGCAGCGTCTAGTGGGTACAATCGTGTCTTTGCTTGAGGCTGTGCGCCAGCCTAAGGGTAGTGGCGCAACGGAAGACGAGTGA
- a CDS encoding MMPL family transporter — MSSFLYRTAAWVIRHAKSVLAGWIIVLIAAVGGMVAVGSTLGNDFTIPGTQGQQGLDTLDDRFPEFAGASGQVVFGAPKGEDIHRYQSDIEDVAKKISKVPHVIAAPSPFDDTLMDPMVSDNNRYAMTQVNFDFGIDELNDASVNQVEKIAHTAQDAGLSVDVGGQIKQVTSIPLSIMEAVGVLVALVILVVTFRSLIAAFIPIATGLLGVGVAMSIIMMLGEAVTISTTTPTLAIMLGLAVGIDYSLFIVSRHRDQLGSGMDVKESIPLAIATSGSAVTFAGVTVVIALAALFVARIPFLTIMGLCAALAVALAVLVAITALPAILMLLGNRIKPKARKKKKNGFLSRWPKVVTAHPWFAILGVVAVLVAMTVPACNLRLGLPDNGVDPVGSAGRDTYDLVAEEFGPGINGPILVIGDIVTSTDPLGLMDDLKGEIESIKGVDHVQLATPNRTADLGVAVVIPREGPDSIATENLVHELRERAPKWSDDIGIKNTFVTGMAAVKIDVSERLFDALLPFGVVVVGLSLGLLTIVFRSIWVPLKATLGYLLSVGAAFGMTTLVFIDGWGNTALGINQVGPVISFMPIILMGVLFGLAMDYELFLVSRMREDYVRTNDPHHSILTGFRASAPVVIAAALIMISVFSGFLPGGSFYVQPIAFGLAVGVFVDAFLVRMTLVPAVMQLLGAHAWYLPRWMQKILPVFDVEGAAIEARFEHEKWQEEHGQAAARAESLTVTAGSTPLFENVDLVVRPGEVLRLTGDEAQVHALCSVLAGRLRPDAGQAFVGDVSSVDEPGRVLPHVGWIVTGQPVASTGVSLYIVRRALTESETRVLKDNVSGGSAVVLGCGPLTGLEVNRVYEFEHLRSAQLQKEATR, encoded by the coding sequence ATGTCCTCGTTCCTATACCGCACGGCAGCGTGGGTGATACGCCATGCGAAATCCGTTTTAGCGGGTTGGATAATCGTCCTCATTGCCGCGGTGGGTGGCATGGTTGCAGTTGGATCTACGCTCGGAAATGACTTCACCATCCCAGGCACTCAGGGGCAACAGGGGCTAGACACACTGGATGATCGATTCCCAGAGTTCGCGGGCGCGTCCGGACAAGTGGTTTTCGGTGCCCCCAAGGGCGAGGATATCCACAGATACCAGTCCGATATCGAGGATGTAGCTAAGAAAATCTCTAAAGTACCGCACGTGATCGCGGCCCCCAGCCCGTTTGATGACACGTTAATGGACCCCATGGTGTCGGACAACAACCGGTATGCGATGACCCAGGTGAACTTTGATTTTGGAATCGACGAGCTCAATGATGCCTCGGTTAACCAGGTTGAGAAGATCGCGCACACCGCACAGGACGCCGGCTTGAGCGTGGACGTGGGCGGACAGATTAAACAAGTTACCTCCATTCCCCTGTCAATCATGGAAGCTGTGGGCGTGCTGGTAGCGCTCGTCATTTTGGTGGTGACGTTCCGCTCCCTAATTGCGGCGTTCATCCCCATTGCTACGGGGCTGCTCGGTGTTGGGGTTGCAATGTCGATCATCATGATGCTCGGCGAAGCCGTAACGATTTCCACCACTACCCCAACGCTCGCGATTATGCTTGGCCTCGCGGTGGGGATTGACTACTCGTTATTTATTGTTTCGCGCCACCGCGACCAGCTGGGCAGCGGCATGGACGTTAAAGAGTCTATTCCCCTAGCGATTGCCACTTCTGGCTCCGCAGTCACGTTTGCTGGGGTAACCGTGGTGATAGCCCTGGCTGCGCTCTTCGTTGCGCGGATTCCTTTCTTGACGATCATGGGATTGTGCGCGGCTTTAGCAGTTGCGCTGGCTGTACTAGTGGCAATCACCGCGCTGCCAGCTATCCTCATGCTGCTGGGAAACCGGATAAAACCAAAGGCGCGTAAAAAGAAGAAGAATGGATTTCTTTCCAGATGGCCCAAAGTGGTGACGGCGCACCCGTGGTTCGCGATCTTAGGCGTCGTAGCTGTTCTGGTGGCAATGACGGTTCCCGCGTGCAACCTGCGTTTGGGCCTGCCTGATAACGGGGTGGACCCGGTGGGAAGTGCGGGCCGCGATACGTACGACCTGGTGGCGGAAGAGTTCGGACCGGGCATTAACGGGCCGATCTTGGTGATAGGTGACATTGTGACGTCAACTGATCCGCTCGGGTTGATGGACGATCTGAAAGGCGAAATCGAGTCCATAAAGGGCGTGGATCACGTGCAACTCGCAACTCCGAACCGGACTGCGGACCTGGGGGTGGCCGTGGTGATTCCGCGGGAGGGCCCGGACTCGATCGCAACTGAAAACCTCGTGCACGAACTGCGTGAACGGGCACCTAAGTGGTCTGACGATATTGGGATTAAAAACACGTTCGTAACTGGTATGGCAGCTGTGAAGATCGACGTATCTGAGCGGCTTTTTGACGCACTCCTGCCCTTTGGCGTGGTGGTAGTTGGTCTCTCGTTAGGATTATTGACGATCGTGTTCCGCTCCATTTGGGTGCCGCTCAAAGCGACTCTTGGGTATCTGCTGTCTGTTGGGGCTGCGTTCGGCATGACCACGCTGGTGTTTATTGACGGGTGGGGCAATACGGCGCTGGGCATTAACCAAGTCGGTCCCGTCATTTCCTTCATGCCCATCATCCTCATGGGTGTGTTGTTTGGGTTAGCGATGGATTACGAGCTGTTCCTCGTGTCGCGCATGCGGGAAGACTATGTACGCACCAATGATCCACACCATTCCATTTTGACTGGCTTCCGCGCTTCCGCTCCGGTGGTTATCGCGGCGGCGCTGATTATGATTTCGGTGTTCTCTGGCTTCTTACCCGGAGGTTCGTTCTACGTTCAGCCGATTGCATTTGGCTTGGCAGTAGGCGTGTTCGTGGACGCGTTCTTGGTGCGCATGACCTTGGTGCCGGCCGTGATGCAGCTGCTGGGGGCACACGCGTGGTACTTACCCAGGTGGATGCAGAAGATCTTGCCGGTATTTGACGTTGAGGGAGCTGCGATCGAAGCTCGGTTTGAGCACGAGAAGTGGCAGGAGGAACATGGTCAAGCAGCGGCGCGGGCGGAGTCTTTGACGGTAACCGCGGGGAGCACTCCCCTGTTTGAGAACGTTGATTTAGTGGTCCGCCCCGGTGAGGTACTGCGGTTAACCGGTGATGAAGCGCAGGTACACGCCTTGTGCTCGGTGCTGGCTGGCAGATTGCGACCGGATGCGGGCCAAGCGTTTGTAGGGGACGTATCAAGTGTGGATGAGCCAGGCCGGGTGCTCCCCCATGTGGGCTGGATTGTTACTGGCCAACCGGTTGCCTCAACGGGCGTGTCGCTCTACATTGTGCGCCGGGCATTGACGGAGTCAGAGACTCGGGTGTTGAAGGACAATGTGAGTGGTGGTAGCGCCGTGGTTTTGGGATGCGGTCCGCTTACTGGTTTGGAAGTTAATCGAGTTTACGAATTTGAACACTTACGCTCAGCTCAACTTCAGAAGGAGGCTACGCGATGA
- the pgl gene encoding 6-phosphogluconolactonase, which yields MDLDVRTYKTEQKLYDTAALALLKKLDTLARAQQTDLHVGVAGGSIATRLLPSLAELIEQKPELTNHWCPIHLWLVDERFVDLDDEDRTDSIIERAFSSKVPAVTLHRPLGPSEGTLEEAAVDYEQQLIDQFGGNSAAVKMDLLIMGMGPDGHIASLFPSHETLDAAGLVTFEDDSPKPPPQRITMTMNLLKRSRFAWFVIAGKDKAAVLSSVASGGDYREIPAIALNQVGTLWWCDKAAASNLTAEL from the coding sequence ATGGATCTAGACGTTAGAACCTACAAGACCGAGCAGAAACTATACGACACTGCGGCACTCGCGCTGTTGAAAAAACTCGATACGCTAGCGCGGGCACAGCAAACGGACCTGCACGTGGGAGTTGCCGGCGGGTCGATCGCGACCCGACTCCTGCCTTCGCTGGCGGAACTGATTGAGCAAAAACCGGAACTCACTAACCACTGGTGCCCAATCCACCTGTGGCTCGTGGACGAACGATTCGTTGACCTCGACGACGAAGACCGCACTGACAGCATCATTGAACGCGCGTTCAGCTCTAAAGTTCCTGCAGTCACACTGCATCGCCCTCTGGGGCCAAGCGAAGGCACGCTGGAAGAGGCGGCAGTGGATTATGAGCAGCAGCTGATCGACCAGTTTGGCGGCAACAGTGCGGCTGTGAAAATGGACTTGCTGATTATGGGGATGGGCCCCGATGGGCACATCGCCTCCCTGTTTCCCTCACATGAAACTTTGGATGCCGCGGGTTTGGTGACCTTCGAAGACGACTCGCCGAAACCACCACCACAGCGGATCACCATGACGATGAACCTGTTGAAACGCTCTCGCTTCGCCTGGTTTGTGATTGCCGGTAAAGATAAAGCCGCTGTCCTATCGTCCGTCGCGTCCGGTGGCGACTACCGGGAAATCCCCGCGATAGCCCTGAACCAAGTGGGAACCCTGTGGTGGTGTGACAAGGCCGCGGCCTCAAATCTAACCGCGGAACTTTAG
- a CDS encoding RNA polymerase-binding protein RbpA: protein MSDRALRGMQIGAKSLETEDGIVFADRTQKRYRCENGHVFSVTMSVDASAPATWECKCGAPAEFLGDAEPDDSKPPKPVRTHWDMLLERRSEEELEVLLQEQLEVLRRGELRDGVAYRR from the coding sequence ATGTCAGATCGCGCCCTACGCGGCATGCAGATCGGTGCCAAGTCCCTAGAAACTGAAGACGGCATTGTATTTGCAGACCGCACACAAAAACGTTACCGGTGCGAAAACGGACACGTGTTTTCCGTAACTATGTCTGTAGATGCATCCGCGCCCGCAACGTGGGAATGTAAATGTGGCGCTCCCGCAGAGTTCCTAGGTGACGCAGAACCCGACGATTCAAAACCACCAAAACCCGTGCGCACCCACTGGGACATGCTGCTGGAACGGCGGTCAGAGGAAGAACTGGAAGTGCTCCTGCAAGAACAGCTTGAGGTACTCCGACGCGGCGAGTTGCGTGACGGAGTCGCATACCGTCGCTAA
- a CDS encoding glucose-6-phosphate dehydrogenase assembly protein OpcA yields MKITYQNTSAGEVAMRLHELRDQESATVSSVLNLVAIIQRDEQIDSAIEVCGAASHEHPCRVIIVVENTQADGDSLTAQIHAGPDIGPSEVIVLQPSGKSASELDTLVMPLLLADTQIVAFWPFEAPDSPVEHPLGKIAARRITDSRYVADGNEKISALAHHYAPGDTDLAWAASTLWRGLVAAMVDEKPRREIESACVSGNEAHPSCHLLAQWMRTLLGIPVTLHATEANSIECVSLRRHDGSDVSLRRKNGASVAQLERPNLPALPVRLPRRSVGDCLMEELRIMDPDDLYGDVITSGVASD; encoded by the coding sequence GTGAAAATCACTTACCAGAACACATCCGCAGGTGAAGTAGCGATGCGCCTGCACGAGTTGCGGGATCAAGAAAGCGCAACCGTTAGTTCCGTGCTGAACCTAGTGGCGATAATCCAGCGGGATGAACAAATTGACTCAGCAATCGAGGTGTGCGGAGCGGCGTCGCACGAGCATCCGTGCCGCGTCATCATTGTTGTGGAAAACACGCAGGCGGATGGCGACTCACTCACCGCGCAGATCCACGCGGGGCCCGATATTGGCCCTTCCGAAGTGATTGTTTTGCAGCCCTCGGGCAAATCCGCCAGCGAACTAGACACGCTCGTTATGCCGCTGCTGCTAGCAGACACGCAGATAGTAGCGTTCTGGCCGTTTGAAGCCCCCGACTCCCCCGTCGAACATCCACTCGGGAAGATCGCAGCGCGCCGCATTACGGACTCACGCTACGTGGCTGACGGGAACGAAAAGATCTCCGCCCTAGCCCACCATTACGCTCCCGGTGACACTGACCTCGCGTGGGCGGCAAGTACACTTTGGCGAGGCCTGGTTGCCGCGATGGTGGATGAGAAACCCCGCCGCGAGATTGAAAGCGCGTGCGTTAGCGGCAACGAAGCTCACCCCTCATGCCATTTACTAGCCCAATGGATGCGGACTCTACTGGGGATTCCCGTGACCTTGCACGCTACGGAAGCGAACTCAATCGAGTGCGTGAGCTTGCGCCGCCACGACGGCTCCGATGTGTCACTGCGACGTAAGAACGGCGCGTCCGTAGCGCAGCTTGAAAGGCCTAACCTGCCGGCGCTTCCAGTTCGACTTCCCCGGCGTTCCGTAGGCGATTGCCTGATGGAGGAGCTACGGATAATGGATCCAGACGACCTGTACGGTGACGTGATCACAAGTGGTGTTGCAAGCGACTAA
- a CDS encoding RNA polymerase-binding protein RbpA has product MTTVRYRADALFSVPSTVDCATCFQPASRSRAGAGTAQVPNASAASPASDVNPACVREPASGAEPECGGDACGCNETQPELADRHWQTLRERRGEAQADQILARALQQLRNRAQE; this is encoded by the coding sequence GTGACAACAGTGCGTTACCGAGCGGACGCACTGTTTTCTGTACCCAGCACGGTGGATTGCGCCACGTGTTTTCAGCCAGCGTCCCGCTCCCGCGCAGGTGCGGGCACGGCTCAGGTACCGAACGCTTCGGCCGCCTCACCTGCATCTGATGTGAACCCTGCTTGTGTGCGCGAACCCGCCTCAGGAGCTGAACCTGAGTGTGGAGGTGACGCTTGTGGATGCAATGAAACCCAACCGGAACTGGCGGATCGGCACTGGCAAACACTGCGGGAACGGCGGGGTGAAGCGCAAGCAGATCAGATTCTTGCGCGCGCACTGCAGCAGCTGCGCAATCGCGCGCAGGAATAG
- a CDS encoding YhgE/Pip domain-containing protein, which produces MRRMRPRDWRALVAVLLLPILASALTLWAVGTRTDNFDQVQAAIVNLDKGAKMQVDGEEKTVPLGRQLTAGLMYPQKEVQGNLDWNLVPEKDAEQGLKDGTYSAVITIPKDFSKNIATIGTADATPGLITVTSNDASSPIMGIIGKQISETAAKTFGEALTKNVLDEVYLGFNQMHDQLNTAAEGADKLNDGSHKLAGGIHGLDQGSKKLAGGAGQLQGGIGLLSDGIGQSADGAYQLASGVNQLTGGLGQLTGGAKSLSDGVAQARNGFVGANGSAGLLPGIEQLNAGVNGKGGLADGSKQLADGTAKLSVNIGQFVDTANGVIEPILGFEQEIGNIDPAEIQAIIDQIRDELGNLEGLEAQLQQWREQIELLADIVPAADHVVAVANQCPVAQAGEYCESLQDSAKRLDASVQPLRNLGQQLSPGQRAASGDGVNASARSLQGALDQLKQLVAKLHDLASQMHNSGGLQGIHKQLNELKSGTEQLADGAQQLSDGVNGTQSKPGLAQGLAQLSQGAQQFKVAFDGTRSQPGLVAGSRQLYEGLAQAQAQVPQFQWGVDQLAAGLGEMNARTPELQNGALQLAGGINQLSDGTSKLSAGADQLTEGTNQFASQLKDGVKQVPTYTDAERTRIVDMASIPARAQAHTWNEASATYNAIFPWAAAFVLWIGALGTFLVMPGLRRRELSSAHSSMNVVWRSSVPAVVSAVVQALGVFGVAYAVGVRPANSFTTLLVLLVAAIAFALINQMLLAVFGSRIGRVLALLLLVVQVVALGGILPIETAPPAFQSLNAVMPLSIATSGLTHTAIGGQLTSLFATLMPLVLWGAASFVLSFVAVPAARQRAAKAA; this is translated from the coding sequence ATGAGGCGGATGAGGCCGCGTGATTGGCGTGCTTTGGTAGCGGTTTTGCTGCTGCCTATACTGGCGTCTGCGTTGACCCTGTGGGCGGTGGGAACGCGCACAGATAATTTTGATCAGGTGCAGGCTGCGATTGTGAACCTCGACAAGGGGGCGAAGATGCAGGTCGATGGCGAAGAAAAGACGGTGCCACTCGGCCGTCAGCTCACTGCGGGATTAATGTATCCGCAGAAGGAGGTGCAGGGAAATCTTGATTGGAACCTCGTGCCAGAAAAAGATGCTGAGCAGGGTTTGAAGGACGGTACCTACTCGGCAGTCATTACGATTCCGAAAGATTTTTCAAAGAACATCGCCACGATCGGCACGGCGGATGCAACGCCGGGTTTAATTACGGTCACTAGTAATGACGCGTCTTCGCCGATTATGGGAATTATTGGGAAGCAGATTAGCGAGACCGCTGCGAAAACGTTCGGGGAAGCGCTGACTAAGAACGTGTTGGACGAGGTGTATTTGGGGTTCAATCAGATGCACGACCAGTTAAATACAGCTGCTGAGGGCGCGGATAAGCTAAACGACGGCTCACACAAGCTTGCCGGTGGGATCCATGGTCTGGATCAGGGTTCTAAGAAACTTGCTGGAGGTGCTGGCCAGCTGCAGGGTGGAATCGGTCTGCTCAGTGATGGGATTGGGCAGAGTGCAGACGGTGCGTACCAGTTAGCCAGTGGCGTTAATCAGCTCACCGGTGGCCTTGGGCAGCTGACCGGGGGTGCGAAGAGCCTCAGTGATGGGGTTGCGCAGGCCCGTAATGGTTTTGTAGGGGCGAATGGTTCTGCCGGGCTTTTGCCTGGGATCGAGCAGCTTAACGCTGGTGTGAATGGTAAGGGCGGTTTGGCGGACGGTAGTAAGCAGCTGGCAGATGGAACGGCTAAGCTTTCTGTGAATATCGGTCAGTTTGTGGACACGGCGAACGGTGTTATTGAACCGATCCTGGGGTTTGAACAGGAGATCGGGAACATTGATCCGGCTGAGATTCAGGCGATTATTGATCAGATCCGCGACGAGCTTGGGAACTTGGAAGGGCTTGAGGCTCAGTTACAGCAGTGGCGTGAGCAGATTGAGTTGCTGGCCGATATTGTGCCGGCGGCAGATCACGTGGTTGCGGTGGCTAATCAGTGCCCGGTTGCGCAGGCTGGTGAGTACTGTGAGTCGTTGCAGGATTCCGCGAAGCGTCTGGATGCGAGTGTGCAGCCGCTGCGTAACTTGGGGCAGCAGCTCTCCCCCGGTCAGCGGGCAGCGTCTGGGGATGGGGTTAACGCGAGTGCGCGCAGCCTGCAGGGAGCGTTGGATCAGTTGAAGCAGCTGGTCGCGAAGTTGCACGATTTGGCATCCCAGATGCATAACAGTGGTGGTTTGCAAGGAATACACAAGCAGTTGAATGAGCTTAAGTCCGGCACCGAGCAGTTGGCTGACGGAGCACAGCAGCTTTCTGACGGGGTTAATGGCACCCAGTCAAAGCCTGGTTTGGCGCAGGGCCTGGCTCAGCTTTCTCAGGGAGCGCAGCAGTTTAAGGTGGCCTTTGATGGCACGCGTTCACAACCCGGCTTGGTTGCTGGGTCTCGTCAGTTGTATGAGGGACTTGCGCAAGCTCAAGCGCAGGTACCGCAGTTCCAGTGGGGTGTGGACCAATTGGCCGCTGGTTTGGGTGAGATGAATGCGCGCACCCCTGAATTGCAAAATGGTGCCCTTCAACTTGCTGGTGGGATTAACCAGCTCAGTGACGGCACGTCGAAGTTGAGTGCGGGTGCAGATCAGTTAACTGAGGGGACCAATCAGTTTGCGTCTCAGTTGAAGGATGGGGTGAAGCAGGTACCAACTTATACGGATGCGGAGCGTACGCGGATTGTGGATATGGCAAGTATTCCCGCTCGGGCGCAAGCGCACACGTGGAATGAGGCGTCTGCCACGTATAACGCGATCTTCCCATGGGCTGCTGCGTTTGTACTGTGGATTGGTGCGTTGGGAACGTTCTTGGTGATGCCGGGCTTGAGGCGGCGTGAGCTTTCTTCTGCCCATTCGAGTATGAACGTGGTTTGGCGCTCAAGTGTGCCCGCAGTGGTGTCTGCAGTTGTGCAGGCGTTGGGCGTGTTCGGGGTTGCTTACGCTGTGGGGGTGCGCCCTGCGAATTCGTTTACGACACTGCTGGTGCTGTTAGTCGCAGCGATAGCGTTTGCCTTGATCAATCAAATGTTGCTCGCTGTATTTGGCTCTAGAATAGGTCGGGTCTTGGCTTTACTTCTGCTGGTAGTGCAAGTGGTTGCATTGGGCGGGATTCTGCCAATCGAGACCGCTCCCCCGGCTTTCCAAAGTCTGAATGCGGTGATGCCGCTGTCGATTGCCACTTCGGGGCTTACGCACACGGCTATTGGTGGCCAGTTGACGTCACTGTTTGCGACGTTGATGCCGCTTGTGCTTTGGGGTGCTGCGAGTTTCGTTTTGAGTTTCGTTGCTGTTCCCGCTGCACGGCAGCGCGCTGCGAAAGCGGCGTAA
- the zwf gene encoding glucose-6-phosphate dehydrogenase has translation MSTHEPPSQSLHDPRDKRLPVIAPPCGLVIFGITGDLARKKLVPALYDLSNRGLLHPSFSLTGFARRDWGSQDFEDFIRDSVKKNARTDWDENTWEQFSAGLRFVAGSFDDSESFDQLAQTVKELDHTRGTGGNHAFYLAIPPAAFPKVVSQLVRSGLNDEWGEDRFRRVIVEKPFGHDLESAKELSDLLHGVFSEKDTFRIDHYLGKETVQNILAMRFSNIMFEPLLNSNYVDHVQITMAEEIGIGTRAGYYDGIGQARDVMQNHLLQLLALTAMEEPVTFGASDVHVEKEKVLSALRLPKDLESASAIGQYTAGYQGGEHVRGYLEEDNIDQNSRTETFAALKLFVDTRRWAGVPFYLRTGKRLGKRVTEIAIVFKRAAHIPFDKESTEELGNNALVIRVQPFEGVTIRFGSKVPGVGMRVRDVTMDFGYGHAFTEDSPEAYERLLLDALAGDSPLFPNQREVELSWQTLDPVLKYWGQTGGPQPYRPGTWGPESAEQMMAHDGRTWRIP, from the coding sequence GTGAGCACTCACGAACCCCCATCCCAATCGCTGCACGACCCGCGTGACAAGCGCCTACCTGTAATCGCTCCGCCGTGCGGGCTCGTGATTTTTGGCATTACCGGAGACTTAGCGCGCAAAAAACTAGTTCCCGCACTGTACGACCTGTCTAACCGCGGTCTGCTGCACCCGTCGTTTTCCCTCACGGGATTTGCACGTCGCGACTGGGGCAGCCAAGACTTCGAAGACTTTATCCGCGATTCTGTAAAGAAGAACGCGCGCACAGACTGGGACGAGAACACGTGGGAACAGTTCAGCGCAGGCCTGCGGTTCGTAGCCGGTAGTTTTGACGATTCGGAGAGTTTCGACCAGCTTGCCCAAACCGTAAAAGAACTCGACCACACCCGCGGAACCGGTGGTAACCACGCGTTCTACCTGGCGATTCCACCGGCGGCATTCCCAAAGGTCGTGTCGCAACTGGTTCGGTCGGGGTTGAACGACGAATGGGGCGAAGACCGGTTCCGCCGGGTAATTGTTGAAAAACCCTTTGGCCACGACCTGGAATCCGCCAAAGAGCTGTCGGACTTGTTGCACGGCGTGTTCTCTGAAAAGGACACGTTCCGCATCGACCACTACCTGGGGAAAGAAACCGTCCAAAATATCTTGGCGATGCGGTTTTCAAACATCATGTTTGAACCCCTACTGAACTCGAACTACGTCGATCACGTGCAAATTACGATGGCCGAGGAGATCGGGATTGGTACGCGCGCGGGCTACTACGACGGCATTGGGCAAGCCCGCGACGTCATGCAAAACCACCTGCTGCAGCTCCTAGCTCTGACCGCCATGGAAGAGCCCGTCACATTTGGCGCCAGCGACGTGCACGTTGAGAAAGAGAAAGTCCTCTCGGCCCTACGCCTGCCTAAAGACCTCGAAAGTGCGAGCGCGATTGGACAGTACACCGCCGGCTACCAAGGTGGTGAACACGTGCGCGGGTACCTCGAGGAAGACAACATCGACCAGAATTCACGCACCGAAACGTTCGCTGCCCTCAAACTATTTGTAGATACGCGACGCTGGGCGGGCGTACCTTTCTACCTCAGAACTGGGAAGCGGCTTGGTAAACGCGTGACTGAAATCGCGATCGTGTTTAAGCGGGCCGCGCACATTCCATTCGACAAGGAATCCACTGAGGAACTGGGGAACAACGCGCTGGTTATTCGCGTCCAACCGTTTGAAGGCGTGACAATCCGCTTTGGATCCAAAGTACCCGGGGTTGGCATGAGGGTGCGTGACGTAACAATGGACTTCGGCTACGGACACGCGTTTACGGAAGACTCTCCGGAGGCGTACGAGCGGCTGCTTTTGGATGCGTTGGCGGGTGACTCTCCCCTGTTCCCGAACCAGCGGGAAGTGGAGCTGTCCTGGCAGACACTAGACCCGGTGTTGAAATACTGGGGGCAAACAGGTGGCCCGCAACCCTACCGTCCGGGCACGTGGGGGCCAGAAAGCGCGGAACAAATGATGGCTCACGATGGACGCACTTGGAGGATACCGTGA